In the genome of Halodesulfovibrio sp. MK-HDV, the window GAAGAAAGCCAATTAAAAAGTGCGGTAGACTTGTTACCTGTCCAGCTCGATCTCAGTGACACACTGGAAAAAATTGAAGCTGCTCTTATCCGCAGAGCGTTAGCTCGCGGAAACTTCGTACAGGTAAAGGCTGCTGAATCTCTTGGTATTTCAAAAAGCCTGCTGCAATACAAACTTAAAAAATACAATATCACTGGGCACTAGTACTTTTTAGACTATACTGTGTTGTGCTTTACGAACGTTGTACGTGTTGTGTTTACCAAGTATTTTTGCTGGTGATCATCGCACGGGGCAACATGTTACGACGACTAAGCCGAGCCTAGCTCCGCTTTCATCATTACGCTCAAAAGTAGCTTAGTTTCACTTCCTGTTCGTGATGTATGCACAACAACATAACCTAATCGTATAATTTGATCTGCATGGTTTGAAAAACTTGGAGCCCCTATGCTGAAAGTTGCAATCCCCGGTTTTGCACCGATGGAATTTGATCATCTTGTTTTAGATTTTAACGGCACCATTGCCTTTGACGGCAATATTATTGACGGTGTCGAACCTGCAATCGCAATGCTTTCTCAGCTTCTTACAGTACATATCGTTTCCGCTGATACGAACCAGAATGTCGTACGCGAAGTAGCGCACCTCCCCGTAACAACACGCGTTGTAAACAGTGCCTACCAGCAACAGGAAAAATTGGAATATATTGAAAAACTCGGTCCAGAAACCGTATGTGCCATTGGCAATGGTAATGTCGACACCGACATGCTGAAAAGGGCTGAACTCGGCATAGCCATTTTAGGACCTGAAGGGCTCAGCCCCAAAGCATTAGCTGTAGCAGATGTACTCATGCCTGATATCGTCAACGCTCTTGAGTCTCTTGTAAACTCATCGCGACTCAAAGCTACACTACGCAACTAAGCCTGTAGCCAAATAGTACCATTTCTAACCCCCGTGTGTTTCTAAAACACACGGGGGTTTTTTGTTAGAAAAAGAGCAGAGAACAACGAACGATCAACAACGAATCATGGAAAAAACAGTTTCTTATCAGTACCCATTGTTCTTTATACCCATTGATCTGGGTAACAACAAATTCGACCTATTTTCCAATTACAATTGTTCCAATGTGCAACCTTGAGTTACGTGTCCCCCTGCAAACTGTTAACAGCAGTTTGCAGCAAAAAATACTCACAACATCACAGAATCATGATAATTCAGTGCCTTGTGAAATTTATCTCAATAGGCATGCATTTTGTATTATTTGTAGTGCTCTAGAAAATAGGTTCTGAGTTATCTTGAGGAGGATACAAAAGTATGTCTACAATTTCACGTCGTCAGATGATAGCAGGTGTTGGGGGAGTAATCGTGGGTGGCGCAGTTGCCACAGCTCTTCCTGCAATGGCAGCTCCGTCTAACTTTGCAGCTACAGCAGAGTGGATTCCACATAAAGTCGATCCTGCAATCGGCGAACGCTTCGGTTACGACGGGTACTACAATAAAGGCTACGGCTGCTGTTACGGCGCATTCTACGCTATCGTAGGCCAGATGGCTGAACAGCACGGCGCTCCATATAAAGATTTCCCATTCCATATGATGGAAGTTGGTAAATCCGGTATTTCAAACTGGGCAACCATCTGTGGCGCCCTACTCGGCGCAGCTTCCGCATTTGCGCTGTTCTACGGTCGTAAAGAACGTAAAGCCATGGTTGATGAATTGTTCCGTTGGTACGAACAAACTGCTTTCCCTATCTACAAGCCTACGAGCGATATTTATGTAGATAAAGAAATCCCGACAAGTGTAAGTAACTCTGTTCTCTGTCACGTGTCTGTTTCACGTTGGTCTTACACTACCGGCATTCCAGCTAAGTCAAAAGTTCGCTCCGAACGTTGCGGTCGCCTTACTGGTGACGTTGCTAAAAAAGCTATTGAAATTCTGAACGCAAAAATCGACGGAAAATTTGAAGGTCTTTACGGCAAACAAGAATCCGTTGAATACTGTGAAACCTGTCACGGTAAAGGCAAAGAATCCCCAATTGCCAAAGGCAAGCAGGACTGTACTCCTTGTCACTCCGGTTCAGAAGCCACCGAAAATAAATTTAAAGATCACCCATAGCGCTTTCTTCCAGTGGCAGCTGGAAAACGCATACTCGCACCTCATAAATCAGGGCAGTTTTGTAGCAACTCTACAAGGCTGCCCTTTCTTTGTGTGTATATAAACTTCATCCTTTCCGCAGGTTATACTGTGGCTCTCTTTTCTATGTAGTGTATTTTTAGATATTGCACAGAACATTCGAAGATGAGTAAGGAAGGAGCCATATGTCTCGTACACTTTTTTATTTCAGCCTACTCGCCGCGCTGTTAACGCTTCAGCTCACGACTACAGCGGTTGCAGAATCGACCGCATTCCAAAAGTCACGTAATAACATTACTGCCAAGACCTCTGGTCCTCTGTCGCCACCGGACACAACCAGTCCGCAGGCGACGCTTCGCAGTTTCATGGTTAATACAACCCGTGCGTACCAGCTTATGAAGCAGGCTTATGCGCTGGATATGGAATCTGACAATTTATTCACACACACTCCGCAGGTAACTGCACTGTCAGATCGCGCAATGCTCTATTTCGAAAAAGCAATCAAATGCGTTAACTTCAGCGAAATACCCGCCAGCTATCGAGCCGAATTTTCTTACGAAGCCGTAATCCAGCTTAAAGAAGTCATAGATAGAATAAAACTACCGCGCATGGGGGCAGTACCAGATAGTGACGACATGATGGAGCTCGATTACTGGCGCGTTCCGGGCACATCATTCGAAATCCAATACGTAAAAGAAGGTGACCGTTCTGGAGAATACCTTTTCAATCCGGAAAGCGTTCGCAATATAGAAGCACTCTACAATCGCGCCAAGTACCTCCCGTACATTAAAAAAACTACGGAAGGTTTTTACCGATTCTATAGTTCCACCCCTGGCAGGCTCGTGCCGCCTAAGTGGTTTTCTTACATTCCAAAACCACTTTCGGCCGAACTCTATCACGAGCAAACAATCTTTCAATGGGTCACTTTCTTCCTCAGCATTCTATTTTTCATATTCCTGAGCATCATCTCTTTCAAACTGACACGCAGAAGAAATCTAAAAAAATATCCCATCACCAACGAACTCCTACACCTCGTTCTCCCTCTGCAGCTCGTTATTTCATGCCTGTTACTCGCATACATTTTTGACGACATCATAAACCTTACAGGTCGTTTCCTCGTGCTCTCTGTGGGAGTCTTGCAAATCGTACAATGGCTCTCAGCCGCATGGGGTATACTCATTCTCGGGCGTGTCGTTGCAGAATCTATTCTAGCAACACCTAGTATAGATCCACGCGGAATTGATGCCAGTCTTGTAAATACCGTCACCAACCTTACTTGCATATTCCTCGCTGTGTGCGTTCTCTTCTACGGTGGCACAAAACTTGGCATCCCACTTATTCCTGTGGTCACAGGTTTTGGTGTCATCGGTCTTGCCATCTCTCTCGCTGCGCGTCCGACAATCGAAAACGTTATCGGCGGGCTCACCCTTTTTGCAGACAAACCCGTACGCATCGGAGATTTCTGCATGTTCGGTAAAACACGCGGCAAAGTCCTGCACATCGGGCTGCGATCAACCAGAATCCGCGCCAGTGACCGGACAATCATGTCTATCCCAAACGCTGAGTTCTCACATCTTCAGCTCATCAACCTCACACACCGCGACAAATTCAAGCTCGATCTCGACATCGGTCTTAGCTACGTAACGACTTCGACTCAGTTACGGTGGATCATAACGAAATTATACGAGATGCTTTACGCACACCCAGAAATCAGTAGAAAGCCACTCCTCTGGGTACGTTTTGTCAACTTCAATTCTTACTCGAAAGACATAAATATTCGCGCCTACATCAACACAACAAGGCTCAGTCATTTCTACAGAATTCAAGAAGATGTCCTATTTCGTATTGGTGAAATTATCGAAGAAGGTGGCGCAGCCTTTGCCTATCCAACAAGTTCAACCTATCTCCACACCGTTGATGAGGACCTCACAGAGCCATCCAATCTAGCAAACGAGTTAGAAGAGTTCTCGAACGAAACTCAGTTCCCATTCCCTGATTTCCCAGCTGACCGGATCGACCAAATAAACAACAAACTCAAATATCCGCCGGAAGCCGAAAAAGACTATTCAGGGCTTCCGCTACGAACCAATGATAAGGATACCAAGGAAGACAAAACCGCCAAGGAAGACAAGCATGGCAAGCCTTACACTGAGTAATGTTTTGGTGACTATCTCCAGTAGTAACCTTTTGTGTCTCCGACGGCTCTCCGAGGGGGAAGGGCGCTGCCCTCCACCCGCAAGGGGAACGCCCCCTTAACCGCGGTTTATTGCGACATCATCCTACTGTTTATGCCTTCACGCGGCTTAACCACCACGACCTTTCGTTGAAGCTAATAAAAAACGAAGTAGGCTGCCCATCATTCAATGGACAGCCTACTTCGTTATGGAAAGTTAGTTGTTATCGCGGCTTCCAACGTAATAGCTTTCTAAAAGTACTCGCGTATAATTGGGTCAAGGGGCAAGCCCCTTGCGGGTGCAGGGCAGAGCCCTTGCCCGTCGGAGACCTGCCGGAGGCTCGTCGAAAACAACCTAAAAGCAATACATTTACACAGTTCTACTTCTGACAAGTTTCGCAGAAGACAGTTGTGCGCCCAGCAACTTTTTCGGTCTTGAGCGGCTCACCGCAAACGCGGCAATCCTGCCCTGTGCGCCCGTAGACGAGGAAATTATTCTGGAACGATCCAGCATCACCGTGCGCATCGCGGTAATCACGGATGGATGAACCACACTCACGGATGGCTTGTTTGAGCACTTCCTTGAGCTTTACATGCAACAGCCCGAGCTTTTTCTTTGGAATCTCATTCGAAGGCGTATCGGGGCGAATGCCTGCTCGAAAAAGTGACTCATCTGCGTATATGTTGCCAATTCCAGCGATTACTTTTTGGTCGAGTAAGGCTGCTTTTATGCGGGTTCTGCGTGACTGAAACAGAGCTACGAAGGCGTCAGTCTTAATGACGAGCGGCTCTGGACCTAGCTGCTGCCAGAACTGCCAATTCAGGTAATCACATGGAGCTAGAGCACGGCAAAAACCGAATTTGCGCATGTCGTCGAAGAACAAACGGTTGCCGTTGCTCAAATCAAAAATTATTCGAGTATGCCGTGCTGGCGGAGTATTTGGCGGATAGACAAACAACCTGCCGGACATTTTTAGATGAAAAGCAAGTTGTAGAGGATATTCCGAGCGCGGGACGGGAAGTTCGTCTTCATAAATTTGCGGAATTGAAAGATCCATAAGCAACAGCTTGCCCCGCCTGTGCACGTGCGTGATCTCACGCCCAGTGATAAGACCTTCCAGCGCATCGCGCCTTCCTTCTACACTGCTGTCGTTAAGGATGGTGACTTCTTCTATGGTCTGCTCTGCCAGCATCGGCCATAGACCTGCAGCAATGGTTTCAACTTCTGGTAATTCTGGCATTATTTTCTGTGTGGGTGTTCCGGTACGGGCATTGAGATTGTGCACTCTTTGCCGTCCCTGATTACTGTAAAGACCATGTCTTTTCCCTCTTTGGCGGCTTTTACGCCTGCTCTGTGAAGGGTCATCATGGAGTCGACGTCCATTCCACTTACTTTGACGATATTGTCGCCAGCAAGAAACCCTGCTGTGTGCGCAGCAGATTTATCTTTTACATCTAAGATTGTTGCACCATCGCCTTCCATACGCAAGGTAAAGCCAAATCTGCTCTGTTTTGTAAGCGGGCAATAAAACTGTATGTGCCCTCTCTCTGCAACAATCGGCTCTCTGTTTCGCCATGGAACGATAAGCAACACTTTGGCATCTGGATCAAGCTTGGATAGGCGGTATGAAATGCCCCAACCGTGTTCTACGTGCCCTGTGCCAGTAAGAATGACTATTGGTAAATTTGTTTTCTTGCGAATGGCCATCGCCTGCTCTGCCATTCCGGTATCCCACATGGACTGAATCAGGAAAAAGCGCTTACGGTAATGAGCGAGTGATTTTTTTGCGACCTCTGCCGCTTTGGGATCATCTTTCCCCTCTGTCATCAGTTCCACATGCTTATCGTGGATTCGAGTTAAATCCTCTTCTTGCGCTTCCATGCTTGGAATATGATTTTTAGGCAGATACTTGCGCTCTTCAGGCGTAAGACTCTCCATTCCATCATCACCAATTTTTTTAGCTATCTCAAAGGGAAAATTGAGCGCATAGAGCTCTATTTTGTGTGCATAGATTTCTTCGATAATGGGTTCATAAAGCGAATACGAAAAACCCCAGGCATCTTTCCAATCAACTTTGGTTGGGAATTCAGCAAGGGAGACTTTGCCGTTATTTACGGCATCAAGCTGCGGTTGTTTTTCCTGTGCAAACATTTCCATGCCCACAGTAAAGCGCATTCCGGATTCTGCTAATGCAGCAATAATTTTTGCTTGAACAATATGATCGCAGGCGACGTTATGAGTTTCGCCAATGAGGATGTAGTCGTATGATTTTGCGGTAGCGAGGAGGTCTGAAAGAGAGGCTTTGGTTCCGTTGGCGTTAAAGAATTCGCCTTCAGCCAATTGGGGACTGGCTTGTGGGGTAACGACAAGCTTGGTGTTAGTCGCTTTAGATACGATTGGCGCAGGGGCGGCGCGGGAAAGAGGCGGTTGCGCCAAAGCGCAACCACCCATTATTACTACTACAGAAAAAAGAATTCTGTGGGCTAATCCCATATCCTTTTGTCCTCGATAGGACGAATCTGCGGAGGCAGTGAGCCAGGAGTAAGCACCTTGAGCTCCGGACGAAGTTTAATTTTTTCACGGAACTGGTGCAGCAGTTCATCCCCACGTTTGAAGTTACTTGCTTCAACGTACAGGGTCATTTCGTCAATGCCACCCGGGTTGGTAACTTCGATCTGCCAGCGCTTGATTTCCTCAAAGCGTGACATAACCTGTTCAACCTGATGTGGATAAACGAACATACCTTTAATACGAGCGGTGGTATCTACGCGGCCAACAATGGAGCCGAGACGCGGAGAGGTACGACCACATGGGCAAGGAGATCTGTCGATGTAACCGAGATCACCGGTAGCAAGACGAATAAGCGGGTAGGTTTTGTTGAATGCGGTAACAACAATTTCACCAACTTCGCCGTCTTTAAGAGGAATACCAGTGTCAGGATGACAGATTTCAACAAAAGTTCTGTTGGCAATGTGCAGGCCGGTTTTGTGGTAACATTCGTAACCAATACAACCAACGTCTGCGGTGCCGTAGCCCTGACGCATGATGAGGTCGAACTTCTTCTCAAGGGAAGCACGCATTTTCTCAGAGATACGCTCGCCAGTTACAAAAGCAACTTCGAGGTAGAGATCTTTACGCAGGTTCAAACCTTTTTCTTCTGCTTTCTGGGCAAGGTGCATCAGGTAGCTTGGAGTTCCAACATACCCGCTTACACGTAATTTTTGCATGATTTCCAACTGAGTCGCAGCATTGCCGGGACCAGCAGGAACTGTTGCACAACCAAGATTACGCAGTGGCTCTTCAAACATGAGACCAGCAGGCGCAAGATGGTAGTTGAAAGTAATCTGCGCTACGTCGCCTGGACGGAAACCAGCAGAGTAGAAACCTTCGGTGTAACCCCAGTAATCGTCTGTGCGATCTTCAGGGTCAAAAATTGGTCCAGGAGAAAGGAATACACGCTTCAATTCACCAAGGTCTTTAGTAAGAAGACCACCAAGACGCGGGCCCATGGACTGTAAGAAGATAAGTTCTTTCTTCTTAAGGATAGGAATGTGTTTAAGGTCAGAAAGAGTTTTAAACTTTTCTACCTGAAACTGGGCACGGTCAAAACGCTTTTTGACATCTTCTGAGTAGCGGTATGCGTAAGTAAGAAGGTCTTTAAGCTGGATAAGGTAAAACTGACGACGTTCGCTTTCGTCGAGCACTTCACGTCGGCTATATATGCCTTCTGTACGGTCTTTACGGGTCATGTGGGTACTCCATACAAGAAATTTTTATGCGGAACTAAACCCCGACCTTACAGTATATTTAATCGAAAATCAAGTTTTTTCTATTTTTCACTGATATTTCAGATATATACCACAGAATCTAAGAGGCGCAAGTTTTTTTCGTTTTTGCAAGATCCAAAAAAATCCCGACTCGTAACAAGTCGGGATTTTGAATCTATTTGATATGGCGCATTGCACCGGAAGAAAGCTATTCTGCTGATTCTTCCTGAGCAGCAGCAAGACGTTCTTTACGTGCTGCTTCCTGTTTACGTTCGCGTGTGCCAACGTATTTGTGACCTTCGAGTGCATCAAGGCCTTCCTGATGACGAGCAAAGATAAGGAAGCCTGTGTGAGCTACCATACGGTCACTTGGACGCAGACGGTCCGGTACTGCTTTCCAGTTACGAACGAGAAGTTCGGAAACTTCAACTTCGTCAAATGGACCTTTTTCCAGTTCTGTAAGAAGGCTGGAAACCTGATCTACTGTAGGAACGAGGAAGCCGATCATTGCGCCGGGCTTAACCGCACCTGGAATAAATCTTACGTAATCCCAAGGGTCACGAACATCGAGGAAAAGTGCATCGGCATCATCAACGAGGAAGCCGTTTTCGATGTTGTGGTTGTATAAGGTTACGTTTTTACCAACGCCTGCCCAGTCAAGGTTACGACGAGCAAGGTTCATAAATTCTTCACGGGCTTCGTGGGTGTGAATTTCACCCTTTTCGCCTGCAAACCAACTCATAGCGAGAGTAAGGCTACCGGAGCCGGAACCAGCTTCGATGATTTTAGAACCGTTACCCACACCAAGCTTCATGCAGATGTAGCCGATATCTTTTGGATAGATAACCTGTGTCTGACGCTTGACGCCTTTCACAAGATCATGCAACGAAGGGCGTTGCACACGGAATGGCTTTCCTTTATGAGAAAGAACAACGCTACCGTAACCGGCAGCCATGATGTCTTCCATTTTAAGAATGCCGTCATTGCCATGTATATCATTACCAAGTTCTACACGACGCATAACGCGTTTTCCGCGCGCGCCGACAAGCAGAACCAATTCGCCTTGCTTAATCATATTTTTTTTCCTCCGTGGTTGGAGCAACGCCCTACTTTTATATATGGAGCCTGTCAAGAGACAGCCTGTTCTTGAAAATTCAAGATTTATATACAATTCAGGCCGAGAATCGGCTCTTTTTTGATTGAAATAATAGCTGTCTTTTTGTGCCACCTGTACGTATAGTAACTAATCCTACCAGAGTGCGGAACATAATTGCCATGAAGTTTACATATATTTTTGGTCCGGTTTATTCAGGAAGACTCGGTCATTCCCTCGGTCTAGATCTCCTCGGAGAGAGGATCTGCTCTATGGACTGTCTTTACTGCGAAGTAGGCAGAACAAATGAATTGACCCTGACACGAAAGCCGTATGTTCCAGCCGAAAAATTGCTGGATGAATTACGCCACTGGCGTGATGAGCATAGCGATAATCTACCCGATTACGTAACTCTGGGAGGCTCAGGGGAACCGTGTCTCAATAGTGATTTAGACACTATAATAAAAGGCTGTAAACAGATTCTTCCTTCTGTCCCTGTAGCTGTTCTCACTAATAGTACACTCTTATGTGATCCCGAGGTGCAAGAGGCACTCATGGAAGTAGATGCCGTACTTCCTTCTTTGGACTCACTTGTAGATAAAGAATTTGCAAAATTGAATCGCCCCTGCGGGGGGGTCAAAGCCGCACACGTTGCTGAATGCC includes:
- the mutM gene encoding bifunctional DNA-formamidopyrimidine glycosylase/DNA-(apurinic or apyrimidinic site) lyase, yielding MPELPEVETIAAGLWPMLAEQTIEEVTILNDSSVEGRRDALEGLITGREITHVHRRGKLLLMDLSIPQIYEDELPVPRSEYPLQLAFHLKMSGRLFVYPPNTPPARHTRIIFDLSNGNRLFFDDMRKFGFCRALAPCDYLNWQFWQQLGPEPLVIKTDAFVALFQSRRTRIKAALLDQKVIAGIGNIYADESLFRAGIRPDTPSNEIPKKKLGLLHVKLKEVLKQAIRECGSSIRDYRDAHGDAGSFQNNFLVYGRTGQDCRVCGEPLKTEKVAGRTTVFCETCQK
- a CDS encoding mechanosensitive ion channel family protein produces the protein MSRTLFYFSLLAALLTLQLTTTAVAESTAFQKSRNNITAKTSGPLSPPDTTSPQATLRSFMVNTTRAYQLMKQAYALDMESDNLFTHTPQVTALSDRAMLYFEKAIKCVNFSEIPASYRAEFSYEAVIQLKEVIDRIKLPRMGAVPDSDDMMELDYWRVPGTSFEIQYVKEGDRSGEYLFNPESVRNIEALYNRAKYLPYIKKTTEGFYRFYSSTPGRLVPPKWFSYIPKPLSAELYHEQTIFQWVTFFLSILFFIFLSIISFKLTRRRNLKKYPITNELLHLVLPLQLVISCLLLAYIFDDIINLTGRFLVLSVGVLQIVQWLSAAWGILILGRVVAESILATPSIDPRGIDASLVNTVTNLTCIFLAVCVLFYGGTKLGIPLIPVVTGFGVIGLAISLAARPTIENVIGGLTLFADKPVRIGDFCMFGKTRGKVLHIGLRSTRIRASDRTIMSIPNAEFSHLQLINLTHRDKFKLDLDIGLSYVTTSTQLRWIITKLYEMLYAHPEISRKPLLWVRFVNFNSYSKDINIRAYINTTRLSHFYRIQEDVLFRIGEIIEEGGAAFAYPTSSTYLHTVDEDLTEPSNLANELEEFSNETQFPFPDFPADRIDQINNKLKYPPEAEKDYSGLPLRTNDKDTKEDKTAKEDKHGKPYTE
- a CDS encoding tRNA (adenine-N1)-methyltransferase, translated to MIKQGELVLLVGARGKRVMRRVELGNDIHGNDGILKMEDIMAAGYGSVVLSHKGKPFRVQRPSLHDLVKGVKRQTQVIYPKDIGYICMKLGVGNGSKIIEAGSGSGSLTLAMSWFAGEKGEIHTHEAREEFMNLARRNLDWAGVGKNVTLYNHNIENGFLVDDADALFLDVRDPWDYVRFIPGAVKPGAMIGFLVPTVDQVSSLLTELEKGPFDEVEVSELLVRNWKAVPDRLRPSDRMVAHTGFLIFARHQEGLDALEGHKYVGTRERKQEAARKERLAAAQEESAE
- a CDS encoding phenylacetate--CoA ligase family protein → MTRKDRTEGIYSRREVLDESERRQFYLIQLKDLLTYAYRYSEDVKKRFDRAQFQVEKFKTLSDLKHIPILKKKELIFLQSMGPRLGGLLTKDLGELKRVFLSPGPIFDPEDRTDDYWGYTEGFYSAGFRPGDVAQITFNYHLAPAGLMFEEPLRNLGCATVPAGPGNAATQLEIMQKLRVSGYVGTPSYLMHLAQKAEEKGLNLRKDLYLEVAFVTGERISEKMRASLEKKFDLIMRQGYGTADVGCIGYECYHKTGLHIANRTFVEICHPDTGIPLKDGEVGEIVVTAFNKTYPLIRLATGDLGYIDRSPCPCGRTSPRLGSIVGRVDTTARIKGMFVYPHQVEQVMSRFEEIKRWQIEVTNPGGIDEMTLYVEASNFKRGDELLHQFREKIKLRPELKVLTPGSLPPQIRPIEDKRIWD
- a CDS encoding ChaN family lipoprotein, with translation MGLAHRILFSVVVIMGGCALAQPPLSRAAPAPIVSKATNTKLVVTPQASPQLAEGEFFNANGTKASLSDLLATAKSYDYILIGETHNVACDHIVQAKIIAALAESGMRFTVGMEMFAQEKQPQLDAVNNGKVSLAEFPTKVDWKDAWGFSYSLYEPIIEEIYAHKIELYALNFPFEIAKKIGDDGMESLTPEERKYLPKNHIPSMEAQEEDLTRIHDKHVELMTEGKDDPKAAEVAKKSLAHYRKRFFLIQSMWDTGMAEQAMAIRKKTNLPIVILTGTGHVEHGWGISYRLSKLDPDAKVLLIVPWRNREPIVAERGHIQFYCPLTKQSRFGFTLRMEGDGATILDVKDKSAAHTAGFLAGDNIVKVSGMDVDSMMTLHRAGVKAAKEGKDMVFTVIRDGKECTISMPVPEHPHRK
- a CDS encoding HAD family hydrolase, whose protein sequence is MLKVAIPGFAPMEFDHLVLDFNGTIAFDGNIIDGVEPAIAMLSQLLTVHIVSADTNQNVVREVAHLPVTTRVVNSAYQQQEKLEYIEKLGPETVCAIGNGNVDTDMLKRAELGIAILGPEGLSPKALAVADVLMPDIVNALESLVNSSRLKATLRN
- a CDS encoding C-GCAxxG-C-C family protein, giving the protein MSTISRRQMIAGVGGVIVGGAVATALPAMAAPSNFAATAEWIPHKVDPAIGERFGYDGYYNKGYGCCYGAFYAIVGQMAEQHGAPYKDFPFHMMEVGKSGISNWATICGALLGAASAFALFYGRKERKAMVDELFRWYEQTAFPIYKPTSDIYVDKEIPTSVSNSVLCHVSVSRWSYTTGIPAKSKVRSERCGRLTGDVAKKAIEILNAKIDGKFEGLYGKQESVEYCETCHGKGKESPIAKGKQDCTPCHSGSEATENKFKDHP